A region from the Onthophagus taurus isolate NC chromosome 8, IU_Otau_3.0, whole genome shotgun sequence genome encodes:
- the LOC111419352 gene encoding uncharacterized protein, whose product MDHQQDVNAQVPHINRVAVKIPPFWDADPQLWFINVETQFALGQITADDTKYNYVVSSLDKKYWAEVRDILSNPPPTGKYEKLKSELIRRLSVTQDQKTRRLLEHEEMAGTVIPDDVLRPLWCDRLPTFTQAILASQKQKTLDELADLAEAVADANPRGRVEETGVVLVCYPYRRCYNRWRP is encoded by the coding sequence ATGGACCATCAACAGGACGTAAATGCGCAGGTACCACATATTAACCGTGTTGCGGTGAAGATTCCACCATTCTGGGACGCGGATCCGCAATTGTGGTTTATCAACGTGGAAACGCAGTTCGCTTTGGGACAGATCACCGCCGACGACACAAAGTACAACTACGTGGTGAGCTCATTAGACAAAAAATACTGGGCAGAAGTGCGGGACATTCTGTCCAACCCTCCGCCAACGGGCAAgtacgaaaaattaaaatccgaACTGATCCGCCGATTAAGCGTAACGCAGGACCAGAAAACGCGACGATTGCTGGAGCACGAAGAAATGGCTGGTACCGTCATCCCCGACGACGTGTTACGACCCCTGTGGTGTGACCGGTTACCAACGTTCACACAGGCTATTCTAGCGTCTCAAAAACAGAAAACATTAGATGAGTTAGCGGATTTGGCGGAAGCCGTGGCCGACGCGAACCCACGAGGCCGCGTCGAAGAGACCGGTGTCGTACTGGTGTGCTACCCCTACAGGCGATGCTACAACAGATGGCGTCCATGA